A DNA window from Setaria viridis chromosome 2, Setaria_viridis_v4.0, whole genome shotgun sequence contains the following coding sequences:
- the LOC117845366 gene encoding mediator of RNA polymerase II transcription subunit 8, giving the protein MDAAAAALGAASGPGAPPPGAAAGEQQAAPRVERLSAGVQQQLNLEGMRARAVGLYKAISRILEDFDVIARTNPAASPKWQDVLGQFSMVSMELFNIVEDIKNVSKVFVVYPRNVNAENAPILPVMLSSKLLPEMEVEETTKREQLLSGITNLPVPTQIEKIKVRIDMIGSACESAEKVIADCRKSYGLGTRQGTNLVPTLDKAQAAKIQEQENLLRAAVNYGEGLRVPGDQRQPQSLPSHLVEVLSFGDGQQSFGDNSGGYPKNSSTFTPSGVNTQGNPVQASGGQLLGRPAPSPGGTGTPNFENVSTPPMPYVNSPRSGTNMMNTPSPQQHLTPQQQRQKLIQASQQQQLHAQQQLRPSAAGMLTQSTLPQLQDLQGQAQQKLQVPGQQQMQYNQALSQQFHNRQMQPGRMQPGMAQSQLNQGTQLRSHLGQFAGPANSAMFTAAQASSNSQMMANMPGTMQSQSLMPQMQYGMAGGHPQRSHPSQMLTDQMFGMGATNSNMMGMQQQQQQQQQQQGVYGNMQAGAQNMQQGMVGLQNQGQNPNFPQQRQQNQQ; this is encoded by the exons atggacgcggcggcggcggcgctaggggcAGCATCCGGCCCTGGCGCTCCGCCCCCGGgcgcggccgcaggggaacagCAGGCAGCTCCCCGGGTGGAGCGGCTCAGCGCGGGGGTCCAGCAGCAGCTGAACCTGGAGGggatgcgcgcgcgcgcggtgggGCTCTACAAGGCCATCTCCCGCATCCTCGAGGACTTCGACGTCATCGCCCGCACAAATCCCGCCGCGTCCCCCAAGTG GCAGGACGTGCTCGGTCAGTTCTCGATGGTGAGCATGGAGCTCTTCAACATCGTGGAGGACATTAAGAATGTGTCCAAGGTGTTTGTCGTGTATCCCCGGAATGTCAATGCCGAGAATGCTCCAA TACTACCTGTAATGCTGTCGTCAAAACTGTTGCCTGAGATGGAAGTTGAGGAAACTACAAAAAGAGAACAATTATTGTCTGGAATAACAAATCTACCGGTTCCTACCCAGATTGAAAAGATAAAG GTTAGAATAGACATGATCGGGAGTGCATGTGAATCTGCTGAGAAAGTGATTGCTGACTGCCGTAAGAGCTATGGGCTAGGAACCCGTCAGGGTACAAATCTTGTTCCTACATTGGACAAAGCACAAGCTGCAAAGATACAGGAGCAGGAAAACCTACTTAGAGCAGCAGTAAATTACGGTGAAG GATTACGGGTACCTGGAGACCAGAGGCAGCCACAATCTCTTCCTAGCCATTTAGTTGAAGTACTTTCTTTTGGGGATGGGCAACAAAGTTTTGGTGATAATTCTG GTGGCTATCCCAAAAATTCCTCAACATTCACACCTAGTGGTGTCAACACCCAAGGAAATCCGGTTCAG GCATCTGGAGGACAGTTACTTGGAAGACCTGCGCCATCACCTGGAGGCACAGGAACCCCTAATTTTGAGAATGTGTCTACTCCTCCAATGCCATATGTGAACTCTCCTAGGTCAGGCACCAATATGATGAATACCCCTTCACCCCAGCAGCATCTAACACCACAGCAACAGAGGCAGAAGCTGATACAAGCATCTCAACAGCAGCAACTGCACGCTCAACAGCAGTTGAGGCCATCAGCTGCTGGGATGCTAACACAG AGCACACTTCCTCAGCTACAAGATTTACAGGGACAGGCTCAACAAAAACTACAG GTCCCTGGTCAACAGCAAATGCAGTACAACCAAGCCTTGTCACAACAGTTTCATAACAGGCAGATGCAGCCTGGACGTATGCAACCAGGCATGGCTCAGAGTCAATTGAACCAAGGAACTCAGCTACGAAGTCACTTGGGCCAGTTTGCTGGACCTGCAAATAGCGCAATGTTCACTGCTGCACAAGCATCATCAAACTCACAAATG ATGGCAAATATGCCTGGAACAATGCAATCACAGTCGCTTATGCCACAAATGCAG TACGGTATGGCTGGTGGGCATCCACAAAGGAGTCATCCATCCCAGATGCTGACCGACCAAA TGTTTGGTATGGGAGCCACAAATAGCAACATGATGggaatgcagcagcagcagcagcagcagcagcagcagcaaggggTGTACGGGAATATGCAGGCAGGTGCTCAGAACATGCAACAGGGCATGGTGGGCCTCCAGAACCAGGGGCAGAATCCCAAC
- the LOC117845505 gene encoding uncharacterized protein, with protein sequence MSRKKPTAPAPAVASTGCSALMSCLSRHRRGPPQPVPRGSDSLPRSSDADGGGRAADAAERYWKRLQLLEEEIRRLSVWLGQEEMLAPATECVVRGSAKATEEGASAVTECVRNGARAREESNRAATATVTATNRCVGAGQATVGVEEIVRLEDGSYLREVRRVCRPWERLAVQVSRPVVPVDAASASEVLDKMAAMRAEDLCKFLSQMMPLKDITGQHNPGEPVRRTARLSSGDDLLEALVVRAMDKLESLVLEGLKIQMASPATEPTADRRRDEAAVGKDCMVHVVLMQARDPNERYGAIGDTMIGLIEASLQRKDGAVKLEMQALHVAGISCFLSKKPSDGRYMMWSASLRQRKGSHDGDGGAHDNGCRCTCVRNPNRVFEP encoded by the exons ATGTCCCGCAAGAAGCCaacggccccggcgccggccgtggcctCCACCGGCTGCTCCGCCCTCATGTCCTGcctctcccgccaccgccgcggcccgccgcaGCCGGTGCCGAGGGGAAGCGACTCGCTGCCGCGCAGCAGcgacgcggacggcggcggcagagccGCCGATGCCGCGGAGAGGTACTGGAAGAGGCTGCAGCtcctggaggaggagatcaGGAGGCTGAGCGTGTGGCTGGGCCAGGAGGAGATGCTCGCGCCGGCCACCGAGTGCGTCGTCAGGGGCAGCGCCAAGGCCACGGAGGAGGGCGCCAGCGCGGTCACCGAGTGCGTCAGGAACGGCGCCAGGGCCAGGGAGGAGAGCAACAgggcggccacggccacggttACCGCCACCAACAGGTGCGTTGGCGCTGGCCAAGCGACCGTCGGCGTGGAGGAGATTGTGAGGCTGGAGGACGGCAGCTACTTGCGCGAGGTCAGGCGGGTCTGCCGGCCGTGGGAGCGGCTGGCCGTGCAGGTCTCGCGGCCCGTCGTTCCCGTGGACGCGGCGAGCGCGTCAGAG GTTCTTGACAAGATGGCTGCGATGAGGGCTGAGGACCTGTGCAAGTTCCTGAGCCAGATGATGCCGCTGAAGGACATCACAGGCCAGCACAACCCCGGCGAGCCCGTGCGCCGGACGGCGAGGCTGAGCTCGGGGGACGACCTTTTGGAAGCTCTCGTCGTCAGGGCAATGGACAAGCTGGAATCTCTGGTCCTGGAAGGCCTGAAGATCCAGATGGCCTCACCGGCTACTGAACCCACCGCTGACCGGAGGCGGGACGAGGCGGCGGTCGGCAAGGATTGCATGGTCCATGTGGTCCTGATGCAAGCGAGGGATCCAAATGAGAGGTACGGCGCCATCGGCGACACCATGATTGGTCTGATCGAGGCGTCTCTGCAGAGGAAGGATGGCGCGGTGAAGCTGGAGATGCAGGCGTTGCACGTTGCCGGGATCAGCTGCTTCCTAAGCAAGAAGCCCAGCGATGGCAGATACATGATGTGGAGTGCTTCTCTGAGACAGCGCAAGGGGTcacacgacggcgacggcggagctcaTGACAATGGCTGCCGGTGCACTTGTGTTCGGAATCCCAATCGGGTGTTCGAACCATAG